Genomic DNA from Shouchella patagoniensis:
AGGGGAGCGTTCCAAGGACAGCGAAGCTAGATCGTGAGGACTAGTGGAGTGCTTGGAAGTGAGAATGCCGGTATGAGTAGCGAAAAGAGGGGTGAGAATCCCCTCCGTCGAAAGCCCAAGGTTTCCTGAGGAAGGCTCGTCCGCTCAGGGTCAGTCGGGACCTAAGCCGAGGCCGAAAGGCGTAGGCGATGGACAACAGGTTGATATTCCTGTACCACCCAGTATTTGTTTGAACGATGGGGGGACGCAGAAAGGTAGGGTGAGCGCGCCGCTGGCTGTGCGCGTCGAAGCATGCAAGGCTGGAACATAGGCAAATCCGTGTTCCGTTCGGCTGAGCTGTGACCGTGAAGGACCTTCGGGTCCGAAATCCCTGATCCTCCGCTGCCAAGAAAAGCCTCTAGTTAGAATACAGGTGCCCGTACCGCAAACCGACACAGGTAGGCGAGAAGAGAATTCTAAGACGCTCGGGAGAACTCTCGTTAAGGAACTCGGCAAAATGACCCCGTAACTTCGGGAGAAGGGGTGCTCTATTAAGGTGAATAGCCTGAGAGAGCCGCAGTGAATAGATCCAAGCGACTGTTTAGCAAAAACACAGGTCTCTGCCAAGCCGCAAGGCGAAGTATAGGGGCTGACACCTGCCCGGTGCTGGAAGGTTAAGAGGAGGGGTTATCCCGCAAGGGAGAAGCTCTGAATTGAAGCCCCAGTAAACGGCGGCCGTAACTATAACGGTCCTAAGGTAGCGAAATTCCTTGTCGGGTAAGTTCCGACCCGCACGAATGGTGCAACGACTTGGATACTGTCTCAACGAGAGACCCGGTGAAATTATAGTACCTGTGAAGATGCAGGTTACCCGCGACAGGACGGAAAGACCCCATGGAGCTTTACTGTAGCTTGATAGTGAGTGTTGGTACCATTTGTACAGGATAGGTAGGAGCCTTGGAAACCGGAGCGCTAGCTTCGGTGGAGGCGTTGGTGGGATACTACCCTGATGGTGCTGACATTCTAACCTCGACCCGTGATCCGGGTCAGGGACATTGTCAGGTGGGCAGTTTGACTGGGGCGGTCGCCTCCTAAACAGTAACGGAGGCGCCCAAAGGTTCCCTCAGAATGGTTGGAAATCATTCGTAGAGTGCAAAGGCATAAGGGAGCTTGACTGCGAGACCTACAAGTCGAGCAGGGACGAAAGTCGGGCTTAGTGATCCGGCGGTGCCGTATGGAAGGGCCGTCGCTCAACGGATAAAAGCTACCCTGGGGATAACAGGCTTATCTCCCCCAAGAGTCCACATCGACGGGGAGGTTTGGCACCTCGATGTCGGCTCGTCGCATCCTGGGGCTGAAGTAGGTCCCAAGGGTTGGGCTGTTCGCCCATTAAAGCGGCACGCGAGCTGGGTTCAGAACGTCGTGAGACAGTTCGGTCCCTATCCGTCGCGGGCGTAGGAAATTTGAGAGGAGCTGTCCTTAGTACGAGAGGACCGGGATGGACATACCGCTGGTGTACCAGTTGTTCCGCCAGGAGCATCGCTGGGTAGCTACGTATGGACGGGATAAGTGCTGAAAGCATCTAAGCATGAAGCCCCCCTCAAGATGAGATTTCCCATGGCGTAAGCCAGTAAGACCCCTTAGAGATGATGAGGTTGATAGGTCAGGAGTGGAAGTGTGGCGACACATGGAGCGGACTGATACTAATCGGTCGAGGGCTTATCCTAATTAATTCTTGAATTTGAGTGTGTTTCGGATTTAGTTTTGAAAGAATCAATGATTCTTTTTATATGTGCAAAGAGAAGCAAGGAGTTCGAGGACAAAAGTGCTTGAAAGAAGGAGCGTACTTGCGTACGTAACTGATTGAAAGACACGCATTGGACGAAGAAATCCGCCGCTTATCTGAAGCAGGTCCGGTGGCAATGGCAAAGAGGTCACACCCGTTCCCATGCCGAACACGGCCGTTAAGCTCTTTTGCGTCGATGGTAGTTGGGGGCTTCCCCCTGTGAGAGTAGAACGTTGCCGGGCTTTTTTTTTATATTTTTTCCTGTTCCACAGTAGCTCAGTGGTAGAGCTATCGGCTGTTAACCGATCGGTCGCAGGTTCGAATCCTGCCTGTGGAGCCATTTTTTTATGCTTCCATAGCTCAGCCGGTAGAGCACCACCATGGTAAGGTGGGGGTCAGCGGTTCAAGTCCGCTTGGAAGCTTTCGTATAAGTACTGGTACATTAAGGTTTCTCCGATGATGGAGAGGCTTATTTTTTTGTTTAAAAAGAGGTTTGCAAACAAATTGCAAACCTTTAGTTAGGTGAAGTTAAACAATTACTGACTCTTAATTTATTGAATAAATGTACGGCTTGTCTAAAATTTTTATTTTATCATTTTGTTTTAACTTATCTGGTTCAAATATTACTAAATTATAACTATCTGTTTTAGTACTGTTAAAAATTATCCCATCGTAATTATGACTTCTCGCACAATCAGCTACAAATCTTGGTACTAGATACTCTGGCTTCACGTGGGAATTCTTAATTTCTTGACTTACTGTTCCTTCATGAACCAACATATAATGAATAATAATGTACTTTAAACCTATATCTTCTTCGTAAAAGTTTATTCTTCTTAGATCGAGAATGTTGACAGCTTCCCTTATTTCAAATTTAACCATAGAACAAGAGCGATACCACTCTGGAACTACTTCTTTAAAAGCAGTTATTTCATCCTCTGCCATATATAAAAAGCTTTGACCAAAGTGATTGTATCTTCCTTCAAATACGTCAACCAGGTGGGAGGGAGGATGCCACATACCTTCTTCATCGAATGGCTTAAACTCTTCTAATTTCCTTGCCCTATAAAATGTTTTATTCTTAAGGTGATATTTGTATGCTTCTTTAAATCCTTCATTAATGGATTGCCCCAAGTTGTGATTTAAACCAAGCATGGGAAATTCTACAAGGTGATCATAAAAATCGTTTACATCTTTTTTAAGCCTGGTTAGTAATCGAACATACCATTGAGTAAAATATTCATAGTCTATTTCTTTAAAGAGCAATTTGTTTAACATAAATCCAACTTGGTCGTCTGTATAGATCTTTAAATTGGGGAGACCAAATTGTGCAGTTAATATAAAGTTATATGGCTGCTTAAAAGTGAAATTTTCCGATTGGTAACAATACTCCCTAATATTGTTGTCATCAAAGTTATTTCTAGATAGATCTATAGGAAAACTTCCGTGGCGCCATTTGTAATTCTTAACATCAGGTTCTTGATTTTCACTGCCATTAATTCTAAAAATGATAAAATCAAATATTGAAATAGGAGATATATTTACATAAATTTCTGAGACTTCAATTCTCCATTCATTTAAAAGTAAAAAGTTATCAAGGACTTTAAAATTTCGAATGTGACTGTTTTTTGTACCCCTCCACCACCAAATATAGTTCATTTTTTTTTCATTTTCCATCAACTTATCACTTAACTTTTTTAATAAAGTATATATATCGTTTATACTAGAGATAGTATAGGTTCTAGGTTCATCTCCAAAAATCTCTCTAATCAATTTACTAAAATGACGTCTTGTTTCCAACGTGTATTCATTATGTTGAATGTTCATTCTCTCCCCCGAAATTTTAAAATCTGAATAGAAAAAGCCTAAGGCTTTATTGTATATATATGTTAGCATATCTTTTTACATATAAAGTCACCTTAATTATAAAGCATGGAAAATACCATGCTCTTAGTCTTTTTTTTCCGAGTCATACAGCTTCTTACTAAACATCGCAATTGCTTCCCTCTGAATCGAAGGCAACAAATGATTATAAGTGTCTAACGTCGTTGTAATACTCGAATGTCCTAACCTTTCCGCCACAACCTTAACTGGAATTCCTTGCAATAGCATCAACGTAGCATGTGTATGTCGTAAATCGTGAAAGCGAATTGAGGGTACATTAGCATCCTCTTTAAGTTGATACCATTTTCGATTGAGGTTGCGAGGAGTTACATGTGTACCTAAGCTAGTACATACAATCAAATCATTATCTTTATATGCACGTCCAGCTCGTTCTTTCTCATATTCTACTCGTTCTTTACGTTTCTGTAATTCTGTAATTGTAACTCCATCTAAATCAATTGTGCGATTAAAACTAGCCTTTGTTTTTCCGTCTGAAGCCCCATATGGTGTATGCGTGACAACAGTGCGCAATAAACTATTCTCAAAGTCCACGTCTTTCCAACGAAGACCAAGCACCTCACTACGGCGCATGCCTGTCATAGCTGCTAAATGAAAAGCAATATATAAAGGATCAAGCTTACTAGAATTAAGAAACTGTAACAGTTGTTTTTCATCCCATACGTGAATCTCTTTTCGTTCAATTCGTGCAGTTTTTAAACCAGCTGCTACGTTCTTCCCAACGATTCCATCTTCTACAGCCTCCGACAAAGCAGAACTAATAACTGTATGAACTTTTTTAATAGTAGCGGGAGCT
This window encodes:
- a CDS encoding tyrosine-type recombinase/integrase, yielding MKGHIRKRGNKYVIVVDLERDHNNERRQKWFSGYDTKKAAQKDMPRILNEINTGNFIEPSKESFAAYLEKWILNKRSRLKASTFQVYKTHLRIHIIPKLGNYKLEKLNRLHLKTFFSYLENDLGLAPATIKKVHTVISSALSEAVEDGIVGKNVAAGLKTARIERKEIHVWDEKQLLQFLNSSKLDPLYIAFHLAAMTGMRRSEVLGLRWKDVDFENSLLRTVVTHTPYGASDGKTKASFNRTIDLDGVTITELQKRKERVEYEKERAGRAYKDNDLIVCTSLGTHVTPRNLNRKWYQLKEDANVPSIRFHDLRHTHATLMLLQGIPVKVVAERLGHSSITTTLDTYNHLLPSIQREAIAMFSKKLYDSEKKD
- a CDS encoding RES family NAD+ phosphorylase; this translates as MNIQHNEYTLETRRHFSKLIREIFGDEPRTYTISSINDIYTLLKKLSDKLMENEKKMNYIWWWRGTKNSHIRNFKVLDNFLLLNEWRIEVSEIYVNISPISIFDFIIFRINGSENQEPDVKNYKWRHGSFPIDLSRNNFDDNNIREYCYQSENFTFKQPYNFILTAQFGLPNLKIYTDDQVGFMLNKLLFKEIDYEYFTQWYVRLLTRLKKDVNDFYDHLVEFPMLGLNHNLGQSINEGFKEAYKYHLKNKTFYRARKLEEFKPFDEEGMWHPPSHLVDVFEGRYNHFGQSFLYMAEDEITAFKEVVPEWYRSCSMVKFEIREAVNILDLRRINFYEEDIGLKYIIIHYMLVHEGTVSQEIKNSHVKPEYLVPRFVADCARSHNYDGIIFNSTKTDSYNLVIFEPDKLKQNDKIKILDKPYIYSIN